Part of the Rhodopirellula islandica genome is shown below.
TTACTTCCAAGCTCGACGCCGAGCCCAGAACGCACAACTGTTGATCGTCAATCACGCGATGCTGTTCACCGACATCGCGATGCGACGGCAGGGTGTTTCTCTGCTGCCCGACTACGACGCGATCATCCTCGACGAATGCCACACCATCGAATCCGTCGCCGGTGACCACCTTGGCATTCGATTGACCAGCGGCCAATTCGATTACCTGTTTGATCGTCTTTACAACGATCGCCAACAAAAGGGTTTGCTCGTCGCGCACAACCTGGACGCGTTGCAAAGGATGGTCGACCGATGCCGATTCGCGGCCAGCGAAATGTTTGCTGGTGTGCTGGACTGGATGCAAGAATCACGCTCACGAAATGGTCGCGTGCATCATCCCGAAGTGGTGCCCAATCCGCTCAGCGAACCGATGGAGATCCTCGCGCGACGGCTGCGAGCTCATGCGGACGCACAAGACAACGATTCCGATCGACAAGACTTCCAATCCGCTCACGATCGACTTCTCGCCTTGGCCGGCGGTCTGCGTGAATGGCTCGACCAATCGCTCAAACAAGAATCGGTTTATTGGGTGGAAACCTCCGGCAGTCGTCGCGGGATGGACCGAGTCTCCCTGTCCGCTTCGCCAATCGACATCGGTCAAACGCTTCGCGAAGAGGTTTTTCAAAACGAGGAAATTGGCTCGGTCATCATGACCAGTGCCACGCTGGCGACCGGCGAACAAGACAAGTTCAAATTCTTCCGCAGTCGTGTGGGTCTGACGACAGGCCGCTCCCTCCAAGTCGGCAGCCCCTTCGACTACGAGAAACAAGCCAAACTGATCATCGTCCGTGGACTGCCTGATCCCTCCGCGAAACGAGACGAATTCGAAGCGGCACTCCCCCAACAAATCAAGCGATTCGTTGGACACACCGATGGTCACGCGTTCGTGCTCTTCACGAGTTACTCGTTGCTTCGCAAGTGCGCCGAAGCAATCACGCCGTGGTGCATCGAACGCAACCTGCATCTGTACAGCCAAGCGGGCGAACAGAACCGAACGCAATTGCTCGATTCCTTCCGAAAAGACCCGCGTGGCGTGCTACTTGGCACTGACAGTTTCTGGCAGGGAGTCGACGTTCCTGGCGACGCTCTCACCAACGTTGTGATCACGAAGCTGCCGTTCTCTGTTCCCGATCATCCGCTACTCGAAGCACGGCTCGAAACGATCCGTGCCCGTGGTGGGCATCCATTCCCTGACTACCAATTGCCCGAAGCCGTGATCAAATTCCGGCAGGGCTTTGGGCGTCTGATCCGCACCCGCGATGACTCGGGGATGGTCGTGGTCTTGGACCCTCGAATCCGATCCAAACCTTACGGCCGACTTTTCCTCAGCGCACTTCCACCACTGCCATGCCACGACGTCGGCACCGTCCCGCGTCAAAAAACAAAGAAGCAGTGAGCAAGCCGCTTCTATTCGACGGCCCCATCCGGGGCGGGATTGTGGTCTCCATCAATGTTCTCGGGGCTTCCACCCCGAGCGAACGATGACGGCCCCTCCCGGGGCGAATGAACATGGATGGCTCCGGAGGAGCCCGCGTTGATAGCTCGGGGCAGAAGCCCCGAGACTACTGAACGTTTGGGCTTGGAGAGTATTGTCGCTTGCGCAAGTTTTCATCCCGGTAGGGATGCAAGATGGTAGCCGTCGGTAAGCGATAGCGCCACCGATGGACATGCAAACCCCACGCCGCCACTCTCCATCCCGCCGTGGCCATTGGCCACGGCGGGATGGAGAGTTTTATGGAACCTCGTTTTCCGGGGGTACGCTGCGACGCAGCGACCCCCGGCTACCATCTGAAATCCCTACCGGGATGAAGAAAGACAGAAGCCGGAAGAAAAATTGCATTCGCTATCGGAACGCCAAGGGCAAACATTTCGCAGCCCAGGGCAGTGCGAGCCACTTCCCATGCTCGGCCCTCACCCTCGCGTACGCCTGAACGGCGTCACTCGCCCCCCAACTTCGATTTGGGAGAGGTTCAGTAGGCAGAAACCCACTGAAAAGCGGGATCGATCGACTCACAAACTCTAGCGAGCGGAGGTGAGTGATTCGCCAGAGCTGACAATGGATTCGTGGAACATCTGCAACTCTTTCTCGAGTTGCTGGTTGCTACGATACAGCTTGACCAATCGCTGATGCGTTTCCTTGAGCTGAGTGGCCAACTTCTCGTTGTAGGTCTCCAGCGAAATCCGCTCGACTTCGGTTTGCTCGAAATCCTGCTCCAACTTCAGCTTCTCAGCTTGAGCGGCTGTGGTCATGTTCTTGGTCGCATCAATCGCCCGTTGAAGCACTTCGTTCTCGTAAGTCAGCTCTTGAGTTCGCGTGCTCAACTCCGCCAAACGCAGGCGAATGCGTCGCAAAACAAAGCGATAATCGTTCAAAGGCCGAACGTAGTAGGTGTCGATCAGGCGAGCGACTCCTTCATCGATCAACGCATCCGCGGCTTCCTCTTTGACGACCAACAGATCGTCTTTGGAGAATTTGACCTTGCCAGAATCACCCTGCTGCAAGCGACTGTCGACCGCACGTCCGCTGCCGTCAAAGAATCCACCATCCAAAGCACCGCGTTGATCGGGGCTGTCCACGACGATCTCATGATTCTTGGTGAACTCGATTTTGACCCATTTGCTCAATGGCTCGTCATCGGGCAAAGACCGTGTTCCGTCGCGGAGGTACTCGGCTCGCGACTGAGCTGAGATCTGGTTGCTGAGCAACCGGTTGACCAATTCATCATCGATTCGGCCGAACACATTGTTGTCGTCTTCCACGCTTCCCTCCGCCACAAAGGGCTCGTGCCCATCAAGCGGCAGCAATTCGTAAACGGACCAACTGACCGCTTGGCGGCTTTCGATGGCCTGACGCTGCTGCGGCAACAGGGGAGCGGTCGGTTGCAACGTGACCTGAGTCGGCGAGGTCGCCGTCACTCGGTATTCGCCCAGATAGAAAATCGGACCGGGAACATTCAAATTGGGTTGTGGGCCTTCGGCGAACCCATAGACGACCAAGCCATCCGGAATCAGCGGCAAGGGAGCCAATTCGACTTCGCCTTCGTCCGCTTCCTCGGCTGGCAACCCATCAACGGGAACCTCCTGCTGGGGGGAAGACAAGACAATTTGGCCACCATTGTTGAAATCCGCATTGGTGAGGCGCAGTCCGCGCCACCGCCGACCAGCTTCGGTGCCCAACTTGGCCAATTTCTGGGCCATTGGCAGGACGCCTTCGCCCGACAGCGGGTCATTGGGATTGCCATACCGCAATTCCAATTGCTCCGCCTCGACCGAGGCCAGCCTGGACTCGAGTTCCTCTTTGACTTTGTGCCACTCAGAACGACTTTTCAACGCCCCAGCGACAGGGAAGACGAAAATCACGGCCAAAATCGTCGTGATGACGACGGGAGTGATCTGGTACCACCGCCAATGAGGCGCCGCTTTCCAGACCAAGATGGCCTGGGCGATGACGACAACTATCAGAACGAGAAGAAGTACGTACTGCATCAGAGCAATTGATTGAGAAGCGGCAGAACTACCAAAGAGGGATCCTTGACGGGCTAGCTTAATCCAGTCCAACGCCAGCTTGGAGAATTTTCATCAACTTTTCCGTTCCGGTCGTCCGTGTCGGTGCCCGTGACCAACCGATCGGCACAATCGGAACATCCCTCACGATGGGGCGCCGATTGAAGCGGTTCGAGCGGTTTGCACCGACTTGCCGGTCAAGCCGATCCGCCAGATCGTCCGAAATGATCCTGTGAACACGTCCGCATCGAACGCGCGACGTGTGTCGAACATCCAGGTCTCGGAAGGCGATCGATCGTGACGATGCGAAAAACACTGTCCATTTGGATACTAACCGGATCCGTCCTCTTGCCAGCGGCAATGGGGTGCAACCGCCCTCACTATCGCAAACAGGCAGACAACGAAGCCTACGCGTTGATGGACGAGAAAGCCTCGCACGTGTCACGCCCGGTCGACGCGCCCTTGCGGATCGAACTGGACCGACGCAGCCGAATGTACAACCCATTCGACCTCGACTTCCAACCGATGCCGCTGGATGACCCAGCCTCGAATCGGTACATGCAGTGCGTCGACGGCCGACGCGGCTACCCGATGTGGGAAGCCAATGGACTGACCAACGCCGCCGAAAGTCCGGATTGGTGGCAGTTCCTTCCGCTCAATGACGACGGGATCCTCGAACTCAACTCAGAGAACGCGGTCAAGATCGCGCTGCTGCACTCCCCAGACTACCAGCGTCAGTTGGAGCAGTTGTATCTGTCTGCCCTGGACGTCTCGAGCCAGCGGTTTCAATTCGACACCCAATACTTCGCCGGTGCCGGTGCTTCGTTCAGCCAGAATGATCAACGCTTCGGAGCCTTCCGCGATTCCGATTCCGTCACCAGCGTGGGCGGGGACGCAGCCCTGAGTCGACAGTTCGCGACCGGTGCCAATCTGCTGGTGAACTTTGCCAACGAAATTGTCTGGAACCTGAATGGTCCCGACACGGCAACGACGTCCACCGTGCTCGACTTCACCTTGTTGCAACCCTTGCTCCGAGGTGCGGGACGCGACCGCATCATGGAATTGTTGACTTTGTCGGAACGTCGGCTGCTTGCCAACGTTCGCAACTTCGAACGATTCCGCCGCGGTTTCTACTTGGAAATCGTCACGGGACGCAACAACGACAGCAGCGTCAGTCGCTCTGGAGGTACGTTCTCCGCCAACACCGGTGCCTTCACCGGGTTCGATTCAGGCTTTGCCAATCTGGGTGGCAGTGGAGGAACCGGCGTGCCACAGGCCGGTGGGTTCATCGGTCTGCTTCAAGACCAACTGCAAATCCGCAACTTGGAAGAGAACATCGCTCGGCTCGGCGAGAACCTGGTCATTCTCGACAACACGCTGATCGAATTGCTGACCACCATTCCCGATGACCCTGAAGCCATCATTCGCCAGCGACTGCAAATCGCGCAAGCACGATCCGCTCTGCTGAGCTCGCAAAGCTCCTTGGTTTCGCGTCGTGTTGGCTACCAAAACTCGGTTGACTCCTTCCTGCGTGACCTTGGATTGCCACCTTATATCTGTGTCGAAATCAACGACCCGATGCTGGAACGCTTCGAACTGATCGACCGAACCCTTCGAAGTCGCCGTGAAGAACTGATTGATGTCCGCTTGGCAGTGGGCGAGATCAACATCGGATTGCTGGAATCCAGCGAAACCACCATCAACGAAGAGACCGGACTGCCGGAAACCAAACTCCAGTGGGACGAAACCACGATTCGCTTGATCGAACGACTTCGATCTTCGGTTGAACCGTTGTCGAAATTCACGGGTGATTTGATCGCCGAAGATTTGCCCCGCGTGGAAGCGGACCTCAAGCAGTTGGCGGAGCTCATTCCGGAGCGTCGCAACCAAACCGATTCGTTGCTGGAACTGTACCGCGAAGAACAAGCCACGGTGTGTTCGCTGCTGGGAATCGAAACCGTTGACGAATCCATCTTCGACCTCGAACCCGTGCTCGAACTCGGCGAAGAACTGGAATCACAGTTCAATGAAATCGCCAGTCGTCTGGACGCCTACAAAACGGCGGTGGATCAACTCAATGAACAAATCGATGTCTTCCTGCAAACCGGACCACGATCCGAAAACAGCGTTGAAATCGCGGTTCAAGTTCGCAATGAAGTGATTCTGGCCAGCCAAGACTTGCTCGCCAACCTGGGCGAAGACGTCCTGGCGTTGCAGTTGATTCAAGCCCGCTCGCGAGTCGAATCGCTGCTGCTTCCCGAAGTCGAAATCAACCCTGCCGAAGCACTGCAGATCGCTCGCGTGAACCGTCGTGACTGGGCCAATGCTCGGGCCGCCCTGGTGGACACGTTCCGCCGAATTGAATTCTTCGCCGACGATCTTGAAAGCGACTTGGACCTGGTCGTCTCCGGCGGTGTCAGTCAATCCGCGGTGACCGATCTTCCCAACAATGACAACACCAGCCTCCGGCTTGGGCTTCGTTGGGACGCCCCAATCACTCGCTTGCAAGAACGCAACACCTACCGCCAAGCCTTGATCGAATACGAGCAAGCCAAACGGTCGTACTACAACTTCGAAGACAGCGTGTGGCAAGGTCTGCGTTCCAGCATTCGCCAGCTGCAGGCCAACCGGATCAACTTTGAATTGGGACGCCAATCCGTCCGGATCGCAGCCAACCAATTGGAACTCAACGAGGACATTCGGTCCTTCCGAGATGCCCGCGGCTTGAACAGCGGCCCGACCGCTGCTCGCGATACGATCTCGGCACTGGGTGACTTGCTCGATTCACAAAACTCGTTGCTGAACATCTTTGTGAACTTCGAAGTCGTTCGCCGTGGTCTCGACTTGGATCTCGGAACCATGGAACTGACGTCCGACGGACTGTGGATTGATCCAGGCCCCATCGAGCCTGAATTCCTGCTGGGTCTGGTCGGCACGTCCGAAGGCGGCCTGATCGATTGCGGTGTCACAACCTCCAACGCCCTGTGCCCCACTCCTGATTGCGGGATGCCATTGAAAGAGCAACCCAAAGAACCCATCTTTGGATTCTGATTCAACGTCCTGCGGGGTCGCATCCGGCTCGCTCCGGTGGTCTTTGCAACCGGCAACGGTTGCAAAGACATTGACCAACTCACTTTGTCGGCCGAACTCTGTTTGCCGATCGGCTCACTTGACCGGTTCGGCAAACAGCTCGGGATACTTTTCAGTGAGCTGACGTCGCAGTTTCGGACGTGCCTTCAAAGCGGAGCCCATCTTCCGAACCATCTTGGGATTGTTGATGCCGCCCAGCTCGTGATCGGTCGGCATGATCTCGCTGTCCCAATCGGCAAGCTCAGAGGGACGCACATTGTCGCGGTAAAACGCACCGGTGGTGAACGGCGTTGGAACAAACGAGCCGACCAAGCTCATGTCCAATTCGGGTTCAATCTGGCCTTCCATCCCGAGCGCCCACAAACACGCGTTCGCAAAGCAACGACGCGTGTCTTCATCGAGCAAGTCTTCCGACGCGCCGAACGAGAAGTAAGCCACGCGTGCATCTTTCTTGTCGCCCGATGGCGCGACGTAGTGATCGCGAGTCCAACCGGCCGACACCTTGGGCTTGTCCGTGTTGACATCGTCACTCGGCTCAAACGTGTTCAAGACTTGAACTTCCACCAATGGCGTCGCTCCCGTCGGCGGCTGAGACTTGTAGGCCCCGCTGTAACCATGCATCGTGCCGACTCCGGTCATGATGGGGTGCTCCTTGGCAGAATCCAACGCCGTGATCCGGCTGCTTGAACTGTGATTGCCGCCATAGTGACTTTGCCCGCGTTGCGCATGCCAGGTGTTGCCAAAGACCTGCTCACCCAAACCGCCGAGGTAGTCGTCACCGCTGTAGTTGAAGTTGAGCTTCGACCACTTGCCCTTTTGGCCGTTGAAGCAGTGAGTCGACGTCCGCGCCCCCACGACCGGACCACCTCGTTCAAAGTAATCCACCAACAGGTCAACCTGATCGTCGGGCAGCTTCATGAAACGGGTGAAGAAAAACAGCAGGTCCGCATCCTTGAGGGCTTCCATCCCGGGAACGGCTGCATCACCGGCTTTGATCTCGCCGTCCTGGTCGATTCCAAACAACACGGTGCATCGAAAGCCGTGATGCTTGGCCAAAATTTTCGCGAGCAGTGGGCACGCTTGTTCGGACCGGTATTCGTGATCATTGGCGATGAACACGATGTGCTTGCCTTTTCCGATCCCTTCCCCGCCTTCGTAAACCAGCGGCGCAGAATCGGAATCCGCCGCCAAACTGGTGAGCGGAAAAGTGACAAGTGACAGCAAAGCCAGAGAGAGCCAAGTCTTCATAGATTCAGTGTGTGATCGAGGTGGGATGAATGGGAGGTGTCGTTCACCATCACGCGGCGGCCCGATTTCAACCCCAAGCCAACACGTCACGAACAACAGGTGACTATGAATTTAGTCCATCTTCACCTCGATCGCGTGACGATCTGTCCCGCTTTCTTCAAAACGCCCCCACATCCGACCCCATGTCGCAATTCCATTGACTTGTGACGCAACCACCGAAGCTCCCTTGGAACCATGGTGAATGCGTCAACTGCGAACCGGGCCTAGATAAAACCGGGCCTGGATAGAACCGGCCTGGGCAAAACGGGAGATGGGTACAACAGAACACGGAGAACGGTGGGGAAGAGCAGGGCGGAGTTTTCGATCGCCTCGATGGGGACAAGGAACGCTCAAAGCACCGCAAGACCACCGCTCATTCCTGCCTTCCCGTGGTGACTCCGCCCACACGACTGGTACCTGCTCTGGCGGACGCGAGTACAATGCGGCGTCTGATTCCCACCCGATCCTCCCCCCAACCGATCAGTGTCATGACGTCGAACTCCATGCGAGCATCCTGTCGATTCCGCGACCTTTCCCCGCGATTTTCGTTGGCTTCGTTTCTTCTTGTTTCGTGCACTCTTGCTTGTCTTTCGTTCTCACAAGCCATCGCAAACGATCGCCCCAATGTGGTGATCGTGATGGCCGATGACCTCGGGTATGGCGACATTGGTTGCTACGGAGCCAAGGGTCTGGAAACTCCCAACATCGATCGCATGGCATCCGAGGGTTGCCAATTCACCAGCGGCTATTGCTCGGCGTCCACCTGCACGCCGACCCGCTATTCGTTCCTCACCGGCTCCTACGCGTTTCGTTTCCCCGGTACCGGCATCGCACCACCGAACAGCCCCGCGTTGATTCCCGCGGGAACCACGACCACTGCCAGCGTGCTGCAAGAGGCGGGCTACAAAACCGCCGTCATCGGCAAGTGGCACCTGGGCTTGGGCGAAAAGAACGAAGGCCCGGACTGGAATGGGGATCTGAAACCAGGACCTTTGGAGATAGGCTTCGACCACTGCATCTTGCTTCCCACCACCAACGATCGCGTGCCACAGGTCTACGTGAACAACCACAACGTCGAGAACTTGGATCCGGCCGATCCACTGTGGGTTGGCAACAAGAAACCCTCCCAAGACCACCCCACAGGAATCACCCATCGCGACACATTGAAGATGGATTGGTCGCACGGTCACAACTCCACGATTCACAACGGCATCAGTCGCATTGGGTTCTACACCGGAGGCCACGCCGCTCGGTTCCGCGACGAAGACTTGTCGGATCGCTGGGTGGCAGAATCCAAACGATGGATCAGCGACCACAAAGAGGAACCGTTTTTCCTATTCTTTGCCTCACACGATCTGCACGTGCCTCGAGTCGTGAATGAACGCTTCCAGGGCAGCACCGCACTCGGACCTCGAGGGGATGCCATCGCGGAACTGGATTGGTGCGTGGGCGAACTGATGAAGTCGCTCGAAGAAAACGGACTGACCGAAAAAACCTTGCTCGTGTTCTGCAGCGACAACGGCCCAGTTTTGGACGATGGCTACAAAGACGATGCCAACGAAAAACTTGGCGAGCATGATCCAAATGGTCCCTATCAAGGCGGCAAGTACACGGTTTACGAAGGCGGAACGCGAACGCCTTTCATCACCCGGATGCCCGGCACCATTCCCGTCGGTGTCAGCGACGAACTGGTTTGCACCATCGACTTTGCCGCCAGTCTCGCCGCCCTGGTCGGACAAGAACTTCCGAACGACGCTTGCCTGGACAGCCACAACGTGCTGGGAGCGTTGATGAATCAGTCCGGTGCCTCCGGTCGAGAGCATCTGGTCCAGCAAGACAACGGAAAAGTTGGCAACTACGGCTATCGCGTTGGCGATTGGAAACTCGTTCGCCACGACCAAAAGAAGTCCTACAACTTCGACCTGTCGATGACACGAAAATCAGTCCCCCAATTCGCTCTTTACAACCTTGAATCGGATCCAGCCGAACAGAACGATTTGAGTCAGAGCGAACCCCAACGAGCGAAGCAAATGCAACAGGAACTTCAACAGCTTCTCGACGCCGGTCGCAGTCGCTAAGCAGCAACAGCCAGTTGCTTGAGTCGTTAACGACGTATCAACGCCTGTAGAATGGGCACTCTTGCCCGTCAACGTGGTGAATATCACCGCCCCGCGGTCGTTGGATCACCCCGACATCCACCACCAGTCGCGGAGCGACGATAGTTGCTCACCGCCCCGTACGATGGGCTTCCAAGCCCGTCGCAATGGAACCCCGACACGTGAGCGAGGCACGACCTCGAATCCCTCACTCACCCTTCGCGTTTCCCAAAACCAATCAAAAAAAGCCGCCCACTGGAATCATCCGGTGAGCGGCTTTTCTGATGGATCCAACTCAATTGCGTTTGCAAATCATGCGGTCGCGAGTTTGGACTCTTCGCTTGCAATCATTTGTCGAAGGATCTCGTCCAGCGACACGCGGATGTCCCAGTCCGGGTAATCACGTCGCAGTTTGCTCAGGTCGCTGATGTAGCAAATGTGATCGCCTTTGCGATTGTCATCGCCCAGCGTCCACTTCACTTTGTGACCCGAGATGTCTTCGATCTTCTGAATGCATTCCAGCACGCTGGCCGCGTTGTCGCGTCCGCCACCGATGTTGTAAACCTCGCCTGGACGCGGGTTCTTCGAGAACGCTTCGAAGGCTTTGACCACATCGCTGCATTCGATTTGGTCGCGAACTTGTTTGCCTTTGTATCCAAAGATCGTGTAGGGCTTGCCCGTCACGGCCACGTGAACGAGGTAACTCAAGAACCCATGCAACTCGACGCCGCTGTGGCTGGCCCCGGTCAAGCATCCGCCTCGGAAGATTCCGGTCTTCAACCCGAAGTACTTGCCGTACTCCTGAGCCAACACGTCCGCCGCCGTCTTGGACGCGCCAAACAGCGAGTGCATCGTTTGGTCGATGCGGCACGACTCAGAGATGCCAGCGTGGTCTTCTTCGCGGGCATATTCCCAGCGGGTTTCCAATTCGTCCAGCGGCAACTCGTTGGGGGCATCGCCGTAAACCTTGTTCGTGCTCATGTGGCAGAACACAGCCTCGGGTGCATGCTGACGAGTTCCCTCGAGCAGGTTCAATGTTCCGTTGGCGTTGACTTCAAAATCCAGAAACGGAATCGCGGCGGCTTTGTCGTGCGATGGTTGGGCCGCACAGTGAATCACCAAATCCGGTGGCTCGTTCTTGAACAGGTCCAACACGCCTTCGCGGTCGCGAATGTCCAACGAGACGGTTCGGAAGTTCGAGGTTTCCTGTTCCAGTCGCGACTGGTTCCACTTGGTGCTGCCATCCGGGCCGAAAAAGGTGGCGCGCATGTCGTTGTCGATGCCGATGACTTCGTCACCCAGGGCGTCCCAATGCCGCACCGCGGCCGAGCCGATCAGCCCACTGGAACCTGTCACAATCACACGCATAGCACGTCAAACCTACCTAAAAACCAACTTCCAAAAGAAAACTGCGTCTGATTGTAATTCGCAATCGAAACACCAAAACCGCCACGTTTTATTTTCAATGAAACGACATCGACGGCTGGTTGCCCATTTCAGTGAGGGCCGCTTGAACGCCCGCGGAGCGTATTCGCCAGAGTCTTTCGGACGCTTCAGGCAGCCTGTTTCACGGCCACGGGAGCCTCGGCCGGGGTGTTGGGGCGGATCATTCGGGTCATCTCCAAAATTTCCGCGATCGCCAGGGCTTGCTCAGCAGCGGTTTGTGTCAAATCCAAAAACAGCACGCGTTTGCCGCGAATTTCGCACCAGGTGCTGCCAGCCCCCTCCAATGGTTCGCCGCGAATTTCAAATCCATTTTGGCGGGCGATGCGGGTCATCCGTTTCAGACGATCCAGCACGTTTTCCTCGTCAAACCGATTCATATCGAAGCCTTTGGACTCGCTGGAGACGGGCTTTTCGCCTGCGTGATTGAGGGCGAACAAGTCACCGGGGCAAGCAAGCCGTGGAGGGTAAGGTTTGCGGGCCGGATAGCAGGGATTTATCAACCGTGTGGGTTGTTCCGATAGATCAAACAGCCAATCCCTTCCCGCCCGGATTCCAAACTCAGCTATGTCGCACCAAGCTTCTTCCGCCCAATCGACTCACGCCGCCTCCGAATCCCAAGCCAATGAGCTGACGGTGCTGCGGGAACAGGTGAAACGACTGCAGAATCTGGCGACCCTCGGCGAACTGACCGGCACCGCCACGCACGAATTCAACAACGTGCTGATGACCGTCATCAACTACGCCAAACTGGGACTGCGGAACGAAGACAAAGCCAGCCGCGACAAAGCACTGACGAAAATCCTGGAAGCCTCCGAGCGTGCCGCTCAAATCACCAACACGATCTTGGCCCAAGCCCGCAACCGCAGCGACGCGATGGGCCCAGTCGACTTGAGCGGATTGGTTCGGGAAACCTTGGTGCTGATGCAACGTGAAATGCAAAAGTATCGAATCAGCATCGAAACGGACTTGCCCGAAACCGCGACGGTTCACGCCAGCGGAAACCAAATCCAACGCTTGCTGCTCAACCTGCTGACCAATTCACGACAAGCCATCGGCGAATGCGGCACGCTCTGGATTCGTGTCGCCTCCTGCGACACCGGAGCGGATGGAAACGGCTACGTTGAACTGACGGTTCGCGATTCTGGCAAGGGCATCCCTGAGGACGTTCTGCCAAAGATCTTTGACCCGTACTTCTCCACCAAAGCCGGTCCTGATGAAACAGGAAAGGGCGGCACAGGGTTGGGATTGGCCGCCTGCAAAGAAATCATCGACGAGCACAAAGGACGTGTGCGAGTCGAAAGCTCCGTCGGTCGCGGCACCGCCTTCATCATCCGCCTGCCAATCAGCGCGGCACAACGAGCCGCGGCTTGAAGCGCGTACGCCATCGCCCACCTGCCAAAAAGGTGTCAGGTACCTTTTTGGGGGAATGGGGGTTTTGGCTCGATGCCGGTGTCGTCAGCTGAAGGGTTCAGGCAACATTTTCTTTGCCGAATCGCCTTTGAATCGCTTCCTTCACAGAGCCCGCAGAACCGGCAAACTACCTGTTC
Proteins encoded:
- a CDS encoding sulfatase family protein, yielding MADDLGYGDIGCYGAKGLETPNIDRMASEGCQFTSGYCSASTCTPTRYSFLTGSYAFRFPGTGIAPPNSPALIPAGTTTTASVLQEAGYKTAVIGKWHLGLGEKNEGPDWNGDLKPGPLEIGFDHCILLPTTNDRVPQVYVNNHNVENLDPADPLWVGNKKPSQDHPTGITHRDTLKMDWSHGHNSTIHNGISRIGFYTGGHAARFRDEDLSDRWVAESKRWISDHKEEPFFLFFASHDLHVPRVVNERFQGSTALGPRGDAIAELDWCVGELMKSLEENGLTEKTLLVFCSDNGPVLDDGYKDDANEKLGEHDPNGPYQGGKYTVYEGGTRTPFITRMPGTIPVGVSDELVCTIDFAASLAALVGQELPNDACLDSHNVLGALMNQSGASGREHLVQQDNGKVGNYGYRVGDWKLVRHDQKKSYNFDLSMTRKSVPQFALYNLESDPAEQNDLSQSEPQRAKQMQQELQQLLDAGRSR
- a CDS encoding NAD-dependent epimerase/dehydratase family protein — encoded protein: MRVIVTGSSGLIGSAAVRHWDALGDEVIGIDNDMRATFFGPDGSTKWNQSRLEQETSNFRTVSLDIRDREGVLDLFKNEPPDLVIHCAAQPSHDKAAAIPFLDFEVNANGTLNLLEGTRQHAPEAVFCHMSTNKVYGDAPNELPLDELETRWEYAREEDHAGISESCRIDQTMHSLFGASKTAADVLAQEYGKYFGLKTGIFRGGCLTGASHSGVELHGFLSYLVHVAVTGKPYTIFGYKGKQVRDQIECSDVVKAFEAFSKNPRPGEVYNIGGGRDNAASVLECIQKIEDISGHKVKWTLGDDNRKGDHICYISDLSKLRRDYPDWDIRVSLDEILRQMIASEESKLATA
- a CDS encoding sensor histidine kinase, encoding MSHQASSAQSTHAASESQANELTVLREQVKRLQNLATLGELTGTATHEFNNVLMTVINYAKLGLRNEDKASRDKALTKILEASERAAQITNTILAQARNRSDAMGPVDLSGLVRETLVLMQREMQKYRISIETDLPETATVHASGNQIQRLLLNLLTNSRQAIGECGTLWIRVASCDTGADGNGYVELTVRDSGKGIPEDVLPKIFDPYFSTKAGPDETGKGGTGLGLAACKEIIDEHKGRVRVESSVGRGTAFIIRLPISAAQRAAA